ACAGCGCGGTGAGGAAGGACGGCAGGGCTTCTTCGACGACCTGTCCGACGGCGCGCACGTCTCCGGACAGACGAGACACCAGGTCGCCCGTTCCTGCGGCTTCGATGCGGGCGGTCGGTTGGGCCAGGGCGGTGCGGAAGGCCGCCTCGCGCACCTCACGGATCGTGCCCTGCCCGAGACGCGCGAGCAGGATGCGCCCGACCCAGGTGAGCGCGGCGCCGACGGCCAGCGATCCCAGCAGAACCGAGCCGGAGATCACGAGCGACCCGCCGCCTCCGACGATGTCGTCGACCATGCCGCCGATGATCAGCGGAGCGAGCAGAGCCGCGCCCACACCGGCGCAGAGGGTGAGCACGGCCCCGACGACCAGGCCCCGGCGGCGGCGCAGCATCGACCACAGGCCACGCGCGGTCTCGCGCCGCGAGGCGATGGGAAGCTTCTCGTCGGTCACGCCCCGCTCCTCACGTCGTGCACCTGATGGCACGCCGACAGGAGCGACGCGCGATCGGTGAGCAGCAGGATCGTGCGCCTCTCGGCCGCGAGTCCGGCGGCGACCTGGGCCTCGGTGATCGGATCGATCGCGGTGGTCGGCTCATGCAGCACGATCAGGCGCTGCGGCTGGTGCAACGCGCGGGCGAGCAGCAGGCGCTGCCGCTGCCCTCCCGACAGTCGCAACCCGCGCTCGCCGACCCGCTCCTCGAGGCCGTCGGGCAGTCGGCGCACCACCTCGTCGAAGGCTGCGGCGCTCAGATGCGCCTCGTCGATCCGATCGGCGATGTTCTCGGCCGCCGTGCCACTGAACACGGCAGCGTCGTGCGGGGGCGCGAAGATCACCGCGCGCAGCCCCTCAGGACCGAGCAGTGCGGCATCGACGTCATCGACGACGAGCTCCCCCACGCGCGCATCACGACGTGCGCCCAGGAGACGTGCGAGATCCTCGATGCGATCGGGATCGGCCCGGATGCCTGTCACCTCCCCGTCGACGACGTCGAGGTCCCGGCCCTCGACACGTATCCGCGCCACGACGCGCGGCATCGCCATCGTCGACGCGGCCGCATCGCTCGGGCGGGCGCCGCGAGCATCCGCCGACGCGGCATCCGTCCCTCGTGCATCCTGCGGCGCCGTCTCGGCACGGAACTCCGCGATGCGGGTCGCGGAGCCGTGCTTCGAAGCGATCTGCGCCGGCAGGTATCCCAGCGACTGGAGTGGCCCGCGGATCGTCTGCGCCAATCCGATCGCGGTGACGAAGCCGCCGACGGAGATCGCCCCGTCGAGGGCGAGCCAGCAGCCGAGCACCGCGATGACGGTGAACGCGAGTCCACTGACCAGCAGGTTCAGAGCGGTCAGCCCTGCCGCAGCCTTCTCGGCGCGATAGGCCGCCGCCGCCGCGATCGCGCTCTCCTCGACGTAGCGGTCGGCCGCGCGTGATGCGCCACCCAGAGCGCCGAGCACGCGCAGGCCGGTGGCGAAGTCGGTGCTGACCGCATCGAGCCGAGCGGCCTGTCGCTGCGCCTCGTAGCCGCGACGGCGAAGTCCGCCGCTGACCGCGTGCACGATGAACGCCTGCAGGAGGGTGCCGACCACGACGGCGATCGCGAGGGGCCAGGCGATGAGGAGCAGAGTGACGCAGGCGACCAGCACCGCGGTCGCGGCCGCGGCCTGCTCGGCGATCACCCAGAAGAACCCAGCGGTCTCACCGGCATCCGATGAGGAGATCGTGAGCACCTCGCCCGCGGGCCGGCGCGTGCGGCGGCGCAGCGCCAACCCCAGCACGCCCTGGCGCAGCGCGTGCTCGCCCTGCGCATAGACGCGGGTGCCGGCGCGATCGCCCAGCTGCCACGCCAGGATCAGCACGGTGAACACCCCGACGAGGAAGGCGAGCGCCCAGGCGAGCGCGTGCGGATCGGCTGGGGCGATCGCCCGATCGATCACGACGCCCACGGCGATCGGCACCATGACCTCGGCGAGCTGGTGCCCGCAGAACCCGATGATCGACAACACCGCCCTGACACGACGACTCGCGCCCCAGACTCCCTCACGGAAGACTCCCCCGACGGTGGTCACGGCAGCGTCGCCGAACCGAGCGGCACGACCAGCGGGCTCCCCGCGACCGGATCGGCGATCACCAGGCACTCGAGCCCGAACACCTCCCGCACCAGGTCGACGGTGACGATCTCGCGCGGTTCCCCCTCGGCGACGACCTGACCGTCTTTCATCGCGATGATGTGGGTGGCGTAGCGGGCGGCGTGGTTCAGGTCGTGCAGCACAGCCACGAGCGTACGGCCTTCGCCATGCAGTCTCCGGAACAGCTCGAGCAGCTCGATCTGGTGTGCGATGTCGAGGAACGTGGTGGGCTCGTCGAGCAGCACGATCGGTGTCTCCTGCGCGAGCGCCATCGCGACCCACACCCGCTGGCGCTGACCGCCGGAGAGTTCATCGACCAGGCGGGTCGACAGCTCGGTCGTGTTGGTCGCGGCCAGCGCATCGGCGACGGCGCGCGCGTCTTCCGCCGACCACTGCTTGATGAGCTTCTGATGCGGGTACCGACCGCGCGAGACGAGATCGGCCACCACGATGCCGTCGGGCGCGAGCGAGGTCTGCGGCAGGAGCCCGACCTGGCGCGCGAGCGCCTTGGCCGGCATCCCCGCGATGGAGGCTCCGTCGAGCAGCACCCCGCCCCGCATGGGCTTGAGCAGACGCGCGAGACTGCGCAGCAGCGTGGATTTGCCGCAGGCGTTCGGACCGACGATCACGGTGAACGATCCGTCGGGGATGCGCACCTCGAGCCCCTCCGAGATGACCCGACGGTCGTAGCCGATCGTGACGTCGGCGGCATGCAGGCGTGCCGGCATGGGAATGGTGGATGCCGGAACGGCGGATGAGGTCATGGCCTGGAGTCCTTGCGAGGTTCGGTCATCGGCGTCGGGTCTCGCGGATCAGGAGCCAGACGAAATAGAGTCCGCCTACCGACACCGTGACGATGCCGACGGGCAGTTGCAACGGCGCGAAGACGCGCTGCGCGAGGAAGTCGCTCACCACGAGCAGCAGGGCGCCCGTGACGCCTGCGGCGACGAGACCGACTCCGGCCGACCGGGTCAGTCGACGGGCGATCTGCGGGGCGACCAACGCGATGAAGGCGATCGGGCCGGCGGCCGCGGTGACCAGGGCGACCAGGGCGACGCCGAGCACGATCGCGACCAGGCGCACGCCGGTGGGACGCGATCCCAGCGATCCGGCCGCATCGTCGCCGAGCTCCAGCACCCGCAGCGCAGGGGACAGCGCGAGCACGGCAGGGATCAGCACCGCGAGCACCACCGCCACCGGGATCAGCTGGTCGATCGAGAGCCCGTTCAGGGAGCCGCTCCCCCAGACCCCGGCCGTGAGCTGCTCCTCGGGCGATGCCTTGAGCATGAGGTAGGTGTTGAGCGCGGCGAGCAGCGCCGAGACTCCGATGCCGACGATGATCAGGCGGAATCCCTGCACCCCGCGGCGGTAGGCGAGCACGAAGACGACGAGCGCGGTGGCGATCCCTCCGGCGAGCGCGCCGACCGCGACGGCGTAGTAGCCGCCGCCGGTCACGAGCAGCACGATCAGCGCTCCCGTGTACGAACCGGAGGAGAAGCCGATGATGTCGGGCGAGCCGAGCGGGTTCCTGGTCAGTGACTGGAAGATCGCCCCCGACATTCCGAGCGCGATGCCCAGCAGCGCGGCCAGCAATGCCCGCGGCATCCGCCATTCCCGTACGACGAGCACGGTGCCTCCGTCGGCCGTGCCGAGGAGCCCCGAGACGACCTGATCGAGGGGGATGTCGTACGTGCCGGTGGAGATCGAGAGGATCACACCCGCGACGGCGACGACGGCGAGCGCCAGCGTCACGACGAACGCCCGCAGGGAAGCACTGCCCGACCACCGGCGACCCTGGAGTTCGATACGGCGATACCCGAAGTCGACGACGGCGCCCGCCGCCGCATCCGGAGATGCGGTCGTCGCGGTCGAGGTCGAGGTGGATGTCGATGCCGAGATCCCGGTCGAGATCACAGTGTGCTCACCTTCGTGCGACGGGCGAGGAGGATCAGCACGGGAGCACCGACGAACGCCGTCACGATGCCGACCTCCAGTTCCTGGGGAGCGAGGATCACGCGGCCCACCACGTCGGAGGTGAGGAGGAGCAGAGCGGCGCCGACGGCGGAGAACGGGATGATCCACCGCTGATCGGGTCCGGTGAACCAGCGCACCACGTGCGGCACCATGAGCCCGACGAAGCCGATCGGACCGGCCGCCGCCGTCGCCGCGCCGGCGAGCAGTGTGACGGCGATGATGACCAGCACTCGCGTGCGCAGGACATTCGCCCCCAGCGAGCGCGCGAGGTCGTCACCGAGCGAGATCGCATTGAGAGGTCGTCCGGCGATCGCGCCGAGCAGCAGCCCGACCGCGATGGGGACAGCCACCACCACGAGCGTGGACCAGCCGCGACCGGCGAGGGAGCCGGCGCTCCAGCGCAGCATGTCGTCGAAGGAGTTCGGGTTGAGCATCGTGATCGCCGAGGCGAAGCCCCCGAGCACCGCACCGAGCGCGATGCCGACGAGGGTGAGCCGCACCGGGGTGGCTCCGGCCGAACCGACCGAGCCGAGGGCGTAGACGAGCACGGTCACGATGATCGCCCCGATGAACGCGAACCACATGTACTGCGAGATCGCGGTCACCCCGAGCAGACCGATCGCGATCACCACCGCCACGTTCGCCCCCGCGCCGACGCCGAGGATGCCGGTGTCGGCGAGGGGGTTGCGCGTGAGCGCCTGGATCAGGGCGCCGGCAACTCCCAGAGCAGCACCGACGACGAGCGCAAGAGTCGCCCGCGACATCCGCATCTCGTGCACGATGTACGAGGTCTCGCCAGCGTCCGGATGCCAGAGCGCCTGCCAGATCTCCCCGAATCCGATGCCGCGGGCGCCGACCCAGAGGCTGAGCAGGAAGACGGTCGCGAGCAGCGCGGCCGCGCCCAGGAGGAACAGCGTGCGGGTCAGTGCCGCGCGCGGGTTCCGGGTCGCCGCGGCGACGGAGGAATCTCCGGCCAGGGGGTCGACGGCGGCGGCAGCGACGGCGGATTCGGTGACGGTCATGCGCTCAGAGCCCGAGCTGCGCGAGGCGGGCGTCGTAGAGGTCGCGGAGCTCCTCGTGGTCGGCATCCGCGGACTCCCAGATCGCCTGCAGCCCGGCGACGGTGTCGTCGTCGAGACTCTCGTAGCGCTCCAGCCACTCCTCCTGCCGCTCGCGCCAGTACCCGATCACGGCGTAGCGGTCGGCGGGGAGACCGCGCTCGTGCCGCAGGTACCGACGGGCGTCGCGCAATTCACCTGCTTCCCCGGCGACCCAGACGTACGAGTCGTCGGTGATCGGCAGTGCCCGCAGCACCTCGGTGATCGCGCTGGGCGCGACGCCGTTGCCGCGCCCGATGATCCAGCGCACCGAGAGGGAGCCGTCGCCGATCTCCAGTCGATGCGAGTCCTCGGCGATCTCGACGGCGGCGACCGCGCGCACGCCTGCTGGCAGCTGTTCGCTCAGCCGGGCGAGCGCGGGAAGACCCGTGGCGTCGGTCACGAAGATCTGCTCGACGGCGCCGGTGGGCGGCTCGTAGAGACCCCGCGGATCCCCGAACGCGACCCGGTCCCCCGGCCTGGCCCCGGTCGCCCACGTGCCCGCACGACCGTGGCCGTGCACGACCAGGTCGATGTCGACCTCGCCGGCGGCGGCATCGTGGCGACGGATCGTGTACGGCTCGACGTGATCCTCGACGCCTTCCGGATAGTGCCACACGCCCTCGTCGTCGACGCGCGGCAGGTGCAGCACGCCATCCGATGCCGGAAAATGCACACGAACGAATTCATCACCGATTCCGGTGGTGCGGAAACCCTCCAGTCCCGCACCACCGAAGGTGACGCGCACCATGCCCGGCGTCAGCCGAGTGGTGCGCGTCACCTCTGCGACATGCAAGGCGTTCATCAGCCCTGCGCGTCGACCTTCTCCTGCACCTGCGCGAGCAGGTCCTCGAGGTCGTCGAGGTTCTCCAGCGCCCAGCCGAAGGAGCCGGTCGGCGACAGCGGGATGTAGTCGAAGACCATGTCGTTCTGCACTGCGGGGAGGTTCTGCCAGATCGTGTTGGTCGCGAGGTTGGCACGCCCCTCTTCGTTGCCGCGCATCACGAAGACGGCGTCGGCGTTGGAGATCCGGTCCAGGTTCTCGTACGAGAACCAGTTCGGGAACTTCGCCTCGTTGACCTCGTCATCCGTCTGCTCGCGGAAGGTCGCACCGAGATCGCGCAGGATCGGGGTCGAGAAGTGCGTGTCGGCGTAGGTGCCCCACTCGTCGGCGACCGGCACGAAGACCGTCACGGCCTGGTCGGCGAGGATGTCGGCGTACTCCTCCTTGATCGCGTCACGACGCGCGTCGTACTCGTCGACGAGCGGCTGCAGCACGTCTTCCTTGCCGAGGATCTCGGCGAGGTCGGTCGCGCGCGTGCGCCAGCTCTCGCCGTCGCGGGCCTCGAACGTGATGATCGGGGCGACCTTCTCCAGTTCCGCGCGCAGCGGGTCGTCCATCGTCAGGAAGTCGCTGGTCGCGATGATGAGGTCGGGGTCGGCCTTGGCGACGGCCTCGAGGTTGAGCTCGTAGTACTCCCCGATCGATTCGGCATCGGAGTCGGCGATCGCCTGCGAGTACTGCGTGGGGATCGCAACGCCCTCGGTGTCGGTGAAGTACGTGTTCACGACGCCGACGGGCATCACCCCGAGGTCGATCAGCGCGGCGGGCGTGTAGAAGTCGACCGAGACGATGCGCTCGATCTTCTCGGGGAGCTCGACCGTGCCGAACTCGTTCTCGTAGACGCGGGTCGCACCCGCGGCGTCATCGTCGGCCGGAGCGCTGCAGGCGGCGAGCGCGAACACGGCGGTGGAGGCGGCGAGGATGCCGGCGAGGCGGAGCGCTCTGCGGTTCGGGTGCGCGGAGGCGAAGAGGGACATGGGACTCCTGTGATTCGCAGCGAAAACGCCGGGCGAGATGACCGCCCGGCGTTGGTAAGGGTTGCCTGACCTAAGCTAACGGATCACCCATGCCGAAGAGGGGACGACTTGTACCGGTTTCGGTACAAGGGATCACTCGCCCGGCTGGCGCTCGGAACGCGATCCCCGCACATATTCCGCGGGAGTCTGCCCCGTGAGCTCGCGGAAGTGGTCGATGAAGGTCGATGGGTTTCGGTACCCCACGACCCGCGAGACGGAGACGATCGATCGCCCGTGTGTGAGTTCGCGGATCGCCAGCTGCAGGCGCGCGAGGATGCGCCACTGGGTGAACGACATTCCCGTCTCGGCCTCGAACTGCCGGGCCAGGGTGCGCCCGTGCATCCCGCATTCATACGCCCAATCCGCGGTCGTGCGTTTGTCGGACGGGTCGGCGAGGATTGCGCTGGCGACCATGTGCAGGTGCGGGCTGCGCGGCATCACGAGTTCGAACGACTCTCGAGGCGCAGGCACGAGCAGATCGAGGATCACCCGCTGCACGCGCACGCGGGCCGGCTCGTCGAGCGCGCCCTGCAGGTTGTGGTCGAGCAGCACACGCAGTGGTTCCGTCATCGCGACGCCGGTGACGACCTCCGGCATCGCGGCGGTGTGGGGACCGCCGCCCCGAAAATACGTCGCCCGCACGCGGGCACCGCGCTCGGCCGACGCTCGGTGCACGATGCGCGACGGCACCCACACGGCGAGTGCGGGCGGGATCGCCCAGACGCGCCCTTCAGCCTCCAGCCGCGCCATGCCACCGGCCGACCAGAGCAGCTCGTGCTCATCGTGCACGTGCTCGGGCCACACCACCGGGTCGTCGACGTCGTATTCGAACGTGGTGAGGAGATACCCCGGCGGCACGCGCAGGTGATCGGGTTCCAGCGCCGAAGCGCTCACGCTCCCCGCCGATCCAGACGCGCCCGCACACCGTCGATGACGAGGTCGACCTTGTCAAGCCACCATGAGCTCGGCGCCCCTGGTTCCCCCATCGCGTAGCGCATGGCCTCGAGATACTCCCCCGAGACGACCGGATCGCCGAGCACCTCGCCCGCCTCCGCCATCCGGGCGAGCACCCGCTCGCTGTAGCTCTCGCCACTCTCGGTGGGGCGGTGCAGCGCCTCGATCGTGAGGTAGGAATCGGCCGTCATGTCACCGATCGTGTCGACGATGAGCGCGGCCTCGCGCAGACCGAAGCCGAGTCGCGCCGTGAGGTACTCCACCACCAGGTACGACTGCGTGACGAGCTCCGGCGGCACCGACGACATCAGGCGCAACCGCTGGGCGAGGCCGGGGTGCGCGCGGAACATCTCCCACATCGCCCTGGCACAATCGCGCAGGTATTCGGCCCAGTCGTCGGTGGGATCGGGCCAGTCCCCACGGGTGATCGCCACCGCGGCGGCGCCGTCGAGCATGTCCTCCACGCCGCCGATGTGGCGGTAGAGCGTGGACTGGTCGACACCGAGGCGGGCGGCGACGGAGGTCGTGGTGGCGCGATCGAGACCGAGCTCGAGCACGGCGTCGAGGATGGCCTCCCGCGAGGTGAGCGGAGGGCGTCCGCGGCGGGGTCGATCGGCCATCGCCCCATCGTACCGATCGAGCGCGCACCCCTTCAGATCCTCCACCAACTAAGGCTAGCCTTGCCTAAAGGTCTGCGAGCGCGCTACGCTCGATCTGTTTTGCAATAGATCATTGCAAAAGAGAGGCTCGGATGACCGACACCGCCGACCGCGTCGCCGCGAAAGCAGAGCGCCGCACCGCGAAGCAGAGACAGCGCGTAGCCGACCGGCACATCCTGGGGCCTGTATCCGCGCGCCTCACCGTGGCGAGCGCGATCGTCGCCGTCGCCTCGCTGTGCGCCGTCGTCCCCTTCATCCTGATCGCCGAGGTCTGCCGCGAACTGCTCGCCGGCACCCCGGACTGGTCGCGCGTCTGGGGCCTGCTGCTCACCGCCCTCGGCATCCTCGGCGTGCGCGGACTCCTGCAGTCCGGTGCGCTGCTCTGGTCGCACCTGATCGACGCCGAGCACCAGTTCACGCTGCGGCAGCTATTGGCCGCCAAGCTCTCCCGCGTACCCCTGGGGTGGTTCACCGAACGCAGTTCCGGCGAGGTGAAGAAGCTCCTGCAGAACGACGTCGATGCCCTGCACTACCTCGTGGCGCACGCGAGACTCGAGTTCGTCGGCGCACTCACCCTGCCGCTGGCGACCTTCGGCTACCTGCTCCTCGTCGACTGGCGTCTCGCCCTTCTGCTGCTCGTGCCGATCGTCATCTACGCCTTCGTGATGTCGCGCATCATGGGCTCCGGCTACGCCGCGAAGATGGCGACCTACGAGTCGTGGCAGACCGAGGTGAGCGAGACGACGATCGAGTTCGTCGACGGCATCCAGGTCGTCCGCGCCTTCGGCCAGCCCCGTAAAGGCCACCACCGGTATCAGGCCGCCGTCGACGGCTACGCGACTTTCTTCCAGGCCTGGGTCTCCCCCATCACCCGCCTCGAGGGCATCGGCAGTCAACTGCTCAACCCGGTGGTCGTGCTGCTGCTCATGCTGCTCGCCTCGCTCGGACTGATCGGTGGCGGCCTCATGGAGCCGGCGTCGCTCGTGCCGTTCATCCTGATCGGGCTGGGCATCGGCGGCACCGTGCTCACGTTCGGCTACGGCGTGCAGGCGCTGCGTCTGGCGTCGGCCGCCTCCGTGCGCCTGTGGGAGCTGACCGAGACCGCGGAGCTCGTCGATCCCGCCGAGGGCCCCGTGCCGACGAGCGGCATCGTGCGATTCGACGACGTGACCTTCGGCTACCGCGAGGGCCACCCCGTGCTGAAGAACATCGACCTCGAACTGCACCCGGGCACCATCACGGCACTGGTCGGGCCCAGCGGGTCGGGCAAGTCGACGCTCGCACGCCTCGTGCCCCGCTTCTACGACGTGACCGGCGGACGCATCACGCTCGACGGCCACGATCTGCGAGCACTGCGATCGGCCGACCTGTACCGCGCGGTCGGCTTCGTGCTGCAGGACGTGCAGCTGATCGCGGGCACCGTGCGCGAGAACCTGCTGCTCGCCCGGCCCGACGCCGACGACGCCGCACTCGAGCGCGTCTGCCGCGCGGCGCAGATCCACGACCGCATCCTCGAACTTCCCCGCGGCTACCACTCCGAGATCGGCGTCGATGCCCGACTCTCGGGCGGAGAGGCACAGCGTCTGTCGATCGCCAGGGCGCTGCTGGCGGATGCTCCCGTGCTGGTGCTCGACGAGGCCACCGCTTTCGCGGACCCCGAGTCCGAGGCCGCGATCCAGGATGCGCTGGCCGTGCTCGTGGCGGATCGCACCGTGCTCGTGATCGCGCATCGCCTGCACACGATCGTCGACGTCGATCGGATCGTGGTGCTCGACCAGGGGCGGATCGTGCAGAACGGAACCCCGGACGAACTCCGCGCCGCCGACGGACTGTTCGCACGGCTCTGGGCGGCGAACGAACGGGCGCTCGGCGAGGTCGAGCAGATGGACATCCCGGAACGACGCCAGGCAGTCGGTCAGAACGCAGGCGGTCAGAACGCAGCCGCTCAGAACGCAGTCGATCAGAACGCAGTCGGTCAGAACGCAGAGGTGAACGCATGATCCGCAAGGTCCTGAGGCTGGTCCCCGATCCCTATCGGGGGATGATCCCGCTCTATCTCGCGACGATCGTCGTCTTCGCGCTCGCGCAGTCGGTGGCGTACGTGCTGCTCATGCCGCTGTTGGAGGCACTCTTCCGCGGCGACCTCGGTGCGGCCTGGGGGTGGACCGCGGGCATCGCGGGAGCCGTCGTGATCGTGTTCGCGTGCGGCTACCGTCAGGCCGTGCTGGGGCTGCGCATCGGCACCGGCATGATGCACTCGCTGCAGACCCGCCTCGGCGACCACATCGCCACGCTGCCGCTGGGATGGTTCGGCTCAGCCACAGCCGGTCGGGTCTCCCGCCTGATCAGCAGCAGCGTGAAGGACGCGATGGGCGTGTTCGCACATCTGCTGACGCCGCTGCTCAGCGGAGTCCTGGTTCCGGCCGGCGTCGCCGTGGGCATGCTGTTCCTCGACCCGCGCGTCTCCCTCGCCATGCTGGTGAGCGCACCGCTGCTGTACCTCGTCAATCGCTGGGGTACGAGCGTGTACTCCCGCGCCGAGACCCGGGCGCACGCGGCGGCCGAGGAGTCGAACTCGCGCGTGATCGAGTTCGCTCAGGCGCAGCCGGTGCTGCGCGCCTTCGGCGCCGCGACCACGGGCAACCGCGGCATGCAGGCCGCCTTGACCGCGCAACGCCGCGTCGGACGCGGGCTCGTGTTCGCCTCGGTGCCCGGCCTCGTCGTCTTCTCCTTCCTGGTGCAGCTCACCTTCATCGCCCTGGTGTACCTGGTGGTGTCGTTCGCCTCCGGTGGCACCCTCTCGGTTCCGGCGGCGATCGCCCTGATCGCCGTGAGCTCGCGCTTCATCGATCCGCTCAACCAGGCGGCCGAGCTCGCGACCGCCGTGCGGGGAGCGGCCAACGCCGCCGACCGCATCACCGATCTGCTCGCCGAGCCCACGCTGCCGGAGTCGTCGACGCCCGTACAGCCGCGCAATGCCGGTGTGCGCTTCGACGACGTCACCTTCGGGTACGTCGATGGTGAGCCGGTCATCGACGGGGTCTCGTTCGCCGTGCCGGCCGGCACCACGACCGCCTTGGTGGGTCCGAGCGGAAGCGGCAAGACCACGCTGCTGCGTCTCGCATCGCGCTTCTACGACGTCGGCGAGGGGCGCATCGAGGTCGGCGGGCACGCCATCTCGGAGTATCCGTCGACCACGCTCATGGAGCAGTTCTCGCTCGTCTTCCAGGACGTGTACCTGTTCCATCAGTCGATCGCCGAGAACGTGCGGATCGGTCGGGCGGATGCCTCAGCCGACGAGATCGCGCGGGCCGCCGAGGTCGCCCGCGTCGACGAGATCGTCGAGCGGCTGCCCGACGGATGGGACACCAACGTCGGCGAGGGCGGCACCTCGCTGTCGGGTGGCGAGCGCCAGCGCGTCTCGATCGCTCGCGCCCTGCTCAAGAACGCCCCCATCGTGCTGCTGGACGAGGCCACGAGCGCGCTCGATCCGCAGAACGAGGCGGCCGTGGTGCGCGGCATCCACGAACTCACCCGCGACAAGACCGTGATGGTCGTCGCCCACCGGCTGTCGACCATCCAGCACGCCGACCAGATCCTGTTCCTCGACCGGGGCCGCATCGTGGAGCGCGGCACGCATGACGAGCTGCTGGCTGCGGGAGGACGCTATGCGGACTTCTGGAACGAACGCTCTCGGGCATCCGGATGGCGATTGACGCCGGCATCCGTTCACGCCGATGCCGCCCCTGCCACGACCGCGATCCCGGTGGTGCGATCGGCGACGGTGGTGCGCTGATGGCCGGCAACTGGCAGCGCGGGATGATGCGCCTGATGCGCATCGCGAACCACGAGGTCGAGGTCGTCGAGGTGCACGACTTCACGCCCTGGTATCGGCGCATCACGTTCCGCACGCCGACGCTCACCGACACTCTCGACGTGTTCCCGACACTGTGGCTGCGCCTGTGGGTGCCGCATCCGGCCAAGGGTGAGGGCTTCGTAGTCCAGCGCGGGTACACCTTCGTGCGCGTGGATGCCGCCGCGCGC
The sequence above is drawn from the Candidatus Microbacterium colombiense genome and encodes:
- a CDS encoding ABC transporter ATP-binding protein, producing MTDTADRVAAKAERRTAKQRQRVADRHILGPVSARLTVASAIVAVASLCAVVPFILIAEVCRELLAGTPDWSRVWGLLLTALGILGVRGLLQSGALLWSHLIDAEHQFTLRQLLAAKLSRVPLGWFTERSSGEVKKLLQNDVDALHYLVAHARLEFVGALTLPLATFGYLLLVDWRLALLLLVPIVIYAFVMSRIMGSGYAAKMATYESWQTEVSETTIEFVDGIQVVRAFGQPRKGHHRYQAAVDGYATFFQAWVSPITRLEGIGSQLLNPVVVLLLMLLASLGLIGGGLMEPASLVPFILIGLGIGGTVLTFGYGVQALRLASAASVRLWELTETAELVDPAEGPVPTSGIVRFDDVTFGYREGHPVLKNIDLELHPGTITALVGPSGSGKSTLARLVPRFYDVTGGRITLDGHDLRALRSADLYRAVGFVLQDVQLIAGTVRENLLLARPDADDAALERVCRAAQIHDRILELPRGYHSEIGVDARLSGGEAQRLSIARALLADAPVLVLDEATAFADPESEAAIQDALAVLVADRTVLVIAHRLHTIVDVDRIVVLDQGRIVQNGTPDELRAADGLFARLWAANERALGEVEQMDIPERRQAVGQNAGGQNAAAQNAVDQNAVGQNAEVNA
- a CDS encoding ABC transporter ATP-binding protein; translation: MIRKVLRLVPDPYRGMIPLYLATIVVFALAQSVAYVLLMPLLEALFRGDLGAAWGWTAGIAGAVVIVFACGYRQAVLGLRIGTGMMHSLQTRLGDHIATLPLGWFGSATAGRVSRLISSSVKDAMGVFAHLLTPLLSGVLVPAGVAVGMLFLDPRVSLAMLVSAPLLYLVNRWGTSVYSRAETRAHAAAEESNSRVIEFAQAQPVLRAFGAATTGNRGMQAALTAQRRVGRGLVFASVPGLVVFSFLVQLTFIALVYLVVSFASGGTLSVPAAIALIAVSSRFIDPLNQAAELATAVRGAANAADRITDLLAEPTLPESSTPVQPRNAGVRFDDVTFGYVDGEPVIDGVSFAVPAGTTTALVGPSGSGKTTLLRLASRFYDVGEGRIEVGGHAISEYPSTTLMEQFSLVFQDVYLFHQSIAENVRIGRADASADEIARAAEVARVDEIVERLPDGWDTNVGEGGTSLSGGERQRVSIARALLKNAPIVLLDEATSALDPQNEAAVVRGIHELTRDKTVMVVAHRLSTIQHADQILFLDRGRIVERGTHDELLAAGGRYADFWNERSRASGWRLTPASVHADAAPATTAIPVVRSATVVR